CTCTTATCGTTTGGCGAGAGAAATTACGAAAAAAATCGAAAAAGAACTCGACTACCCTGGTCATATTAAGGTTACAGTTATTCGAGAGACAAGGGCAGTTGAATACGCAAAATAAAGTGGTCATTGACCACTTTATTTTGCTATAAATGGTTTTTTCTACATACTATAAATTGAAAGGGAATTGCTATAATGAAGTTTTTATTTATTGGTGATGTTGTCGGCTCGCCCGGAAGAAAAATGTTAAAAGAATATTTGCCAAAGCTTCAAAAAAAATACAAACCGGCGATAACAATTATTAATGGAGAAAATGCTGCAGGAGGACGGGGCATTACAGATAAAATTTATAAAGAATTTATCCAGGCGGGTGCACATGTCGTTACGATGGGCAACCACACTTGGGATCAGAAAGAAATATTTGAGTTTATCGGGGAAGCGAAATCTTTGATCCGTCCGGCTAATTTTCCGGAAGGGACACCTGGCAATGGATCGATATTGATGAAAGTAAATCATCTTGAAATCGCAGTGATTAACTTACAAGGGAGAACTTTTTTGCCTGCCATTGATTGCCCTTTTAGGAAAGCTGATGAACTTGTTGAAAAATACAAAAAAATAACCCCATACATTTTTGTTGATTTTCATGCTGAAGCAACAAGCGAAAAAGAGGCAATGGGCTGGTATTTGGATGGAAAGGTGACAGCTGTTGTCGGGACACATACGCACGTACAAACAGCAGATAACCGTATCTTGCCGAATGGAACGGCATACGTCACAGATGTTGGAATGACAGGACCGTATGACGGCATTCTCGGTATGCAGCGAGAAGCGGTAATCAAACGATTTTTAACAAGCCTTCCTGTCCGGTTTGAAGTCATG
The sequence above is a segment of the Pueribacillus theae genome. Coding sequences within it:
- a CDS encoding TIGR00282 family metallophosphoesterase → MKFLFIGDVVGSPGRKMLKEYLPKLQKKYKPAITIINGENAAGGRGITDKIYKEFIQAGAHVVTMGNHTWDQKEIFEFIGEAKSLIRPANFPEGTPGNGSILMKVNHLEIAVINLQGRTFLPAIDCPFRKADELVEKYKKITPYIFVDFHAEATSEKEAMGWYLDGKVTAVVGTHTHVQTADNRILPNGTAYVTDVGMTGPYDGILGMQREAVIKRFLTSLPVRFEVMSGRAQLSGICITVDKKSGLAVNTERILINEDKPFFD